From a single Cyclobacterium marinum DSM 745 genomic region:
- a CDS encoding AIR synthase related protein, with translation MNDRYMQRGVSASKEDVHQAISNLDKGLYPKAFCKIVADVLGNDPEYCNIMHADGAGTKSSLAYLYWKATGDLSVWKGIAQDAIIMNIDDLLCVGAVNNILVSSTIGRNKNLVPGEVIAAIINGTEEVLQMLRDHGVNAVLTGGETADVGDLVRTIIVDSTVTCRMKRNEVISNDNIKAGDVVVGMTSFGQATYESEYNGGMGSNGLTSARHDVFSKQLMSAYPESFDPSVPEDLVYSGSHDLTSPAPGTPLDMGKLVLSPTRTYAPIIAALLKENRAGIHGLVHCSGGAQTKVLHFIDNLHVIKDNLFDTPPLFKIIQEESGTDWKEMYKVFNMGHRMEVYLDEKDAEQAIAIAANFGVEAKVIGRVRDHQGKKVTVKSTHGTFTYEG, from the coding sequence ATGAACGATAGGTACATGCAGCGTGGGGTTTCAGCCTCCAAAGAAGACGTACACCAAGCTATTTCTAACCTTGACAAAGGCCTGTATCCTAAAGCCTTCTGCAAAATTGTGGCAGATGTTTTGGGCAATGATCCTGAATATTGTAACATCATGCACGCTGATGGCGCAGGAACAAAGTCCTCTCTGGCCTATCTTTATTGGAAAGCTACCGGAGACCTAAGTGTGTGGAAAGGAATTGCCCAAGATGCAATCATCATGAATATAGACGACCTGCTATGTGTGGGTGCAGTCAATAATATATTGGTTTCCTCCACTATCGGCAGAAACAAAAACCTTGTTCCCGGTGAAGTAATTGCGGCCATAATCAATGGCACCGAGGAAGTATTACAGATGCTTAGAGACCATGGGGTAAATGCCGTTCTTACCGGTGGAGAAACAGCAGATGTAGGTGATTTGGTACGTACCATTATTGTGGACAGTACGGTTACCTGCAGAATGAAGAGAAATGAAGTCATTTCCAATGACAATATAAAAGCAGGTGATGTGGTTGTGGGAATGACCTCATTTGGTCAAGCAACTTATGAATCTGAATACAATGGGGGAATGGGAAGTAATGGACTTACCTCTGCCAGACATGATGTATTTTCAAAGCAGTTAATGTCTGCCTATCCGGAGAGTTTTGATCCTTCTGTTCCTGAAGACTTGGTCTATTCCGGAAGCCATGACCTCACAAGCCCCGCTCCGGGTACACCTTTGGATATGGGAAAACTGGTCCTATCACCTACCAGAACCTATGCGCCGATTATAGCTGCTTTATTGAAAGAAAATAGAGCCGGCATTCATGGTTTGGTTCATTGTAGTGGTGGAGCCCAAACCAAAGTGCTTCATTTTATAGACAACCTTCACGTTATCAAAGACAACCTATTTGATACTCCTCCGCTCTTTAAGATCATTCAAGAAGAAAGCGGCACCGATTGGAAAGAGATGTACAAGGTTTTCAACATGGGGCACAGAATGGAAGTTTATTTGGATGAAAAAGATGCTGAACAAGCCATTGCCATTGCTGCCAATTTTGGAGTAGAAGCAAAAGTAATAGGCCGTGTGAGAGATCATCAAGGCAAAAAAGTTACCGTCAAAAGTACACATGGCACCTTTACCTATGAGGGTTAA
- a CDS encoding OmpA family protein, with protein sequence MRNIKFTLPASRCLLPVLLLVLQASCTSLQQKAQTQFNTGEYQLAIASYSKLLENEPDNSEANFYIAESYRLSNRIEKATEYYEKVNEADATFDSQYHKGKSLKGKGEYEEAKKAFEAAKTLTMDDEKIALANKEIQNIDAIADITPIWPNHELENYTLLNSSGLDYAPVLSENQLFFTSSRGAGGMYTGSGQAYTRLFKTRADGINVDVQGVQTLTEFQNESGLNQGAIAISPDGNRIVYARGNSNRKGDLPEVSLFSSTFNGSGFTQPAYMGVNGEPEYWNSTPAFSPDGETLYFASNRPGGYGGTDLYKATKMASGNYGAGVNLGPEINTPGNEMFPRPLPNGEFYFSSDGHPGFGKLDLFVYKEVDGENKVVNLGPNFNSVADDFGIFFTKYPEEGFITSNREGGKGDDDIYFFKDMTPAPKVVNVMLNVVTKTIAENGSEEILPQVRVMLYDDKNETLDGDLSSQSGRLRFSLEPNENYSIIASKTGYFAKSIPYTTVGKTPAEEDLIQDVTNITLDTTIILDQLILERAIVLENIYYDLDKADIRPDAAIELDKLVKILKDNPGIRIELSSHTDARATDAYNDDLSQRRAESAVAYIVSQGISADRLEAKGYGERQLIIENAQTEEEHQINRRTEFKVIEITE encoded by the coding sequence ATGAGAAACATAAAGTTCACCCTTCCTGCAAGCCGCTGTTTACTTCCTGTTTTACTGCTTGTGTTACAAGCATCTTGTACCAGTTTGCAACAAAAAGCCCAGACCCAGTTCAACACCGGGGAATACCAACTGGCTATTGCCTCCTATTCTAAACTGTTAGAAAACGAGCCGGATAATAGTGAAGCCAATTTCTATATCGCAGAAAGCTACAGGCTTTCCAACAGAATAGAAAAAGCTACTGAATACTATGAGAAGGTCAATGAAGCAGATGCCACATTCGACAGTCAATACCATAAAGGAAAGAGTCTTAAAGGAAAGGGTGAATATGAGGAGGCAAAGAAAGCCTTTGAAGCAGCAAAAACGCTGACTATGGATGACGAGAAAATAGCGCTTGCCAACAAAGAGATACAAAATATTGACGCCATCGCAGACATTACCCCCATTTGGCCCAATCATGAGTTGGAAAATTATACCTTGCTGAATTCATCCGGATTGGATTATGCTCCGGTACTTAGTGAAAACCAATTGTTCTTCACCAGTTCCAGAGGAGCCGGGGGCATGTATACCGGCTCTGGTCAAGCTTATACCCGCTTATTTAAAACAAGAGCAGACGGCATTAACGTGGACGTACAAGGAGTGCAAACCCTTACTGAATTTCAAAATGAATCAGGCCTAAATCAAGGAGCCATTGCCATAAGTCCCGACGGAAACAGGATTGTTTACGCAAGAGGCAACAGTAACCGCAAAGGTGATCTACCTGAAGTTAGCCTTTTTTCTTCTACATTTAATGGCAGTGGATTTACTCAGCCGGCTTATATGGGAGTAAATGGGGAACCTGAATATTGGAATTCTACTCCGGCCTTTAGTCCGGATGGAGAAACGCTCTATTTTGCATCCAACCGTCCCGGAGGTTATGGTGGAACAGATCTTTATAAAGCCACTAAGATGGCTTCAGGCAACTATGGGGCCGGTGTAAATCTGGGGCCGGAAATTAATACACCCGGCAATGAAATGTTCCCGAGACCTTTGCCCAACGGCGAATTTTATTTCTCCTCAGATGGTCATCCCGGCTTCGGTAAGTTGGATCTTTTCGTTTATAAGGAAGTAGATGGGGAAAATAAGGTTGTAAACCTTGGACCCAATTTTAATTCAGTAGCGGATGATTTTGGGATTTTCTTTACCAAATATCCTGAAGAAGGATTCATTACTTCTAACCGGGAAGGCGGAAAAGGGGATGATGACATCTACTTCTTTAAAGACATGACTCCTGCACCAAAAGTGGTCAATGTAATGCTCAATGTGGTCACCAAAACCATTGCTGAAAATGGTTCAGAGGAGATTCTTCCTCAAGTAAGGGTGATGCTATATGATGATAAAAATGAAACCCTAGATGGTGACCTTAGTAGCCAATCTGGACGCCTGAGGTTCTCTCTGGAGCCCAATGAAAACTACTCAATAATTGCTTCAAAAACCGGATATTTCGCCAAAAGTATTCCTTATACCACCGTTGGAAAAACACCGGCAGAAGAGGATCTCATACAAGATGTAACCAATATCACTTTAGATACAACCATAATTTTGGATCAGTTAATACTTGAAAGAGCTATTGTACTTGAAAACATTTATTACGATTTGGACAAGGCTGATATCCGACCTGACGCAGCCATTGAACTCGACAAGCTGGTGAAAATTCTTAAGGACAACCCGGGTATTCGCATTGAACTAAGTAGTCATACTGATGCTAGAGCTACAGACGCTTATAATGATGACCTTTCTCAAAGGAGGGCTGAATCCGCAGTTGCTTACATTGTCTCTCAAGGAATTTCAGCCGATAGGTTGGAGGCTAAGGGATATGGCGAAAGGCAATTGATCATAGAAAATGCTCAAACAGAAGAAGAACATCAAATCAACAGAAGAACGGAGTTTAAGGTTATAGAAATCACGGAGTAA
- a CDS encoding GDSL-type esterase/lipase family protein produces the protein MNKLFYILLLIVSQQVFAQEPIKVACVGNSITQGPGRDNPDSYPLQMQKRLKDKYQVINFGVSGRTLLKKGDHPYWEEPQFEAVKEFAPDVLVIKLGTNDSKPQNWKYKDEFLKDYVEMIETYKASMPADGKVYVCIPVPVFKTNFDITEEIIVNEMVPLIRQAAEQTGSTIIDLHTPMEKYGKLFADGVHPNTKGNKIMAKLVAKAIK, from the coding sequence ATGAACAAATTATTTTATATTCTTTTGTTAATTGTCAGTCAACAAGTTTTTGCCCAAGAACCTATTAAAGTAGCTTGCGTAGGCAACAGTATTACTCAAGGTCCCGGAAGAGACAATCCTGACAGCTACCCACTTCAAATGCAGAAAAGGTTAAAGGATAAATACCAAGTGATCAATTTTGGAGTAAGTGGCCGTACTTTATTAAAGAAGGGAGATCATCCTTATTGGGAAGAGCCACAATTTGAAGCTGTAAAAGAATTTGCGCCCGATGTGCTGGTAATAAAGTTGGGAACCAATGATTCTAAACCACAGAACTGGAAATACAAGGATGAGTTTCTTAAAGATTATGTGGAAATGATAGAAACCTATAAAGCAAGCATGCCGGCCGACGGAAAAGTTTATGTATGTATACCGGTTCCTGTCTTCAAGACCAATTTTGACATCACTGAGGAAATAATTGTTAATGAAATGGTACCTTTGATCCGCCAAGCAGCTGAACAAACCGGTTCCACCATTATCGATTTACACACCCCTATGGAGAAATACGGGAAGCTATTCGCAGATGGGGTACATCCCAATACCAAAGGCAATAAAATCATGGCAAAACTGGTTGCCAAAGCCATCAAATAA
- a CDS encoding class I SAM-dependent methyltransferase, translating to MNSYNYIAPFYDTLATLVLGHKFHESKWAFLDIIQPGATVLVVGGGTGANLPEILNRCGKEGKVIYMEASEKMIDKAFQSIPQDLKNRVEFICRADFKFQEKYNFDVIVTQFLLDVLTDKAIKELFKEVNKRATPNSKWLFLDFFPLKGKSFLIWVMITSFGVLTKHPRKELPDYRVFFAKGGWKEAKVRFFENGFYQAKVYLPAPKDIKSDTISLK from the coding sequence ATGAATTCTTATAATTATATTGCTCCCTTTTATGACACGCTGGCTACCTTGGTATTGGGTCATAAATTTCATGAAAGCAAGTGGGCGTTTTTAGATATTATTCAGCCTGGAGCGACTGTTTTGGTGGTGGGAGGGGGAACCGGAGCCAATTTACCTGAAATTTTGAACAGATGTGGTAAAGAAGGTAAGGTGATTTATATGGAGGCTTCGGAAAAAATGATTGACAAAGCCTTCCAAAGCATCCCTCAAGATCTAAAAAACCGTGTGGAATTTATTTGTAGGGCTGATTTTAAGTTTCAGGAAAAATACAATTTTGACGTAATTGTCACCCAATTTTTATTGGACGTGTTGACAGACAAAGCGATCAAAGAACTATTTAAGGAAGTCAACAAAAGAGCAACTCCCAATTCCAAGTGGTTATTTTTGGATTTCTTTCCTCTCAAGGGAAAAAGTTTTTTGATTTGGGTAATGATCACCAGCTTTGGCGTTTTGACCAAACATCCGAGAAAAGAATTACCTGATTATAGAGTTTTTTTTGCCAAAGGGGGCTGGAAAGAAGCGAAGGTGAGGTTTTTTGAAAATGGATTTTACCAAGCAAAAGTTTATTTGCCTGCACCAAAGGATATCAAGTCTGATACAATCTCCTTAAAATAA
- a CDS encoding alpha/beta fold hydrolase produces the protein MLHYTTYILKPEAPWVTFIHGAGGSSAIWFKQIRDFKKSYNVLLVDLRGHGKSKDKVYEKLKKYSFPVISDEVMEVLNHLKIKKSHFIGISLGTIIIREITERYPVF, from the coding sequence ATGCTGCATTACACCACTTATATCTTAAAACCAGAGGCACCTTGGGTAACTTTTATTCATGGGGCAGGAGGTAGTAGTGCCATATGGTTTAAGCAAATTCGTGATTTCAAGAAATCGTATAATGTACTGTTGGTGGACTTGAGGGGGCATGGAAAATCCAAGGACAAGGTTTACGAGAAACTAAAAAAATACAGTTTCCCGGTTATTTCAGATGAAGTAATGGAGGTTTTAAACCATCTAAAAATAAAAAAATCTCATTTCATTGGCATCTCTTTGGGTACAATTATTATTCGGGAAATAACGGAGAGATACCCTGTATTCTAA
- a CDS encoding UbiA prenyltransferase family protein yields MKLKHSLIYEKFNLLSLDVVVGACSGMYFFADLMKVDLSWKVYLLLALAVWCIYTFDHLLDAKKVAGPALSQRHRFHQNHFKFLMLSLFVAIISGLILAFLFLPSIKMLGSGLALALIIMLTMTLLRIAGKKMAAIKEFSTAFFYVAGLVLIPILNLDHAFSSANWAFFLGAYFLLAWYNLVFLSYSDGEQDLAEGQASISTVIGMKDTRKLLWGLSFIGLAYLVVLFLILPSYFHIYTLIWGLMLLMHIISFLESPANDTMKTRKRLELSFSLPILLLLF; encoded by the coding sequence ATGAAATTGAAGCATTCGCTTATTTATGAAAAGTTTAACCTCCTTTCTTTGGATGTGGTGGTGGGAGCTTGTTCAGGAATGTATTTTTTTGCTGACCTTATGAAAGTGGATTTGTCGTGGAAAGTATATTTACTTCTGGCATTGGCTGTTTGGTGCATTTATACCTTTGACCATTTATTGGATGCGAAAAAAGTGGCGGGGCCAGCCTTATCTCAGAGGCATAGATTTCACCAAAACCACTTTAAATTTTTGATGTTATCACTATTTGTGGCCATAATATCGGGTTTGATTTTGGCTTTTCTGTTTTTACCTTCGATTAAAATGCTTGGATCAGGCCTAGCTCTTGCCCTGATTATTATGCTTACCATGACACTTTTGCGCATTGCAGGGAAGAAAATGGCTGCCATAAAAGAATTTTCTACAGCTTTCTTTTATGTGGCAGGCCTGGTGCTGATACCTATTTTAAATCTCGATCATGCTTTCTCCTCTGCCAATTGGGCTTTCTTCCTTGGCGCGTATTTTTTATTGGCTTGGTACAATTTGGTTTTTCTCTCCTATAGTGATGGAGAACAAGACCTGGCTGAAGGTCAAGCTTCCATTAGTACAGTTATAGGCATGAAAGATACACGAAAATTACTGTGGGGGCTTTCCTTTATAGGGTTGGCCTACCTGGTTGTACTATTCTTAATTCTGCCCTCTTATTTTCATATTTACACCTTAATTTGGGGATTGATGTTGCTGATGCATATTATCAGTTTTTTAGAGTCTCCGGCTAATGATACCATGAAAACAAGAAAGCGCCTTGAGCTCTCCTTTTCTTTGCCAATTTTGCTGTTATTATTTTAA
- a CDS encoding IS110 family RNA-guided transposase, translating to MKFRAFIGIDVSKSTIDIYLRNAGRHAVFVNDLKGFEAMVEWLMDILGQVCPEEMMFGMEHTGLYSELLISFLDDHNFPFTVLPGLEVKKSMGIRRGKSDKADSKVIAEYIYEKREKIKLFRKPSRNLESIRKIASYRERLVKERTAFKTRLGEHQKVYGKESYEIYTQSHKQIIACLDNQIKGMEAEMERLIKDDQEMLRQYQLVKSVKGIGPQTAIMMIVLTKAFTAFPDWRKFASYAGIAPFPNQSGTYMGKTRTSKLANKRIKALLTMCAGVAVQYNPEMRLYYEQRVNKGKNKMSTMNIIRNKLVSRIFAVIERGTPYVETMKYAA from the coding sequence ATGAAATTTAGAGCATTTATCGGTATTGACGTTAGTAAATCTACCATTGACATCTATTTGAGAAACGCTGGAAGACACGCTGTGTTTGTTAATGATTTGAAAGGTTTTGAAGCCATGGTCGAATGGCTTATGGACATTTTGGGACAGGTATGTCCTGAAGAAATGATGTTTGGCATGGAGCACACCGGGCTTTATAGCGAGCTTCTGATCTCTTTTCTCGACGATCACAATTTCCCCTTTACAGTACTGCCTGGCTTGGAGGTGAAAAAGTCTATGGGGATCCGAAGAGGTAAATCAGACAAAGCTGACTCCAAAGTTATTGCCGAGTATATTTATGAGAAAAGAGAGAAAATCAAATTGTTCCGTAAGCCCTCCCGAAACTTGGAATCGATAAGAAAGATTGCCTCTTACAGGGAACGTTTGGTAAAGGAAAGAACTGCCTTCAAAACAAGACTAGGAGAACACCAAAAGGTCTATGGTAAGGAGTCTTATGAGATATATACTCAATCACATAAACAGATCATAGCCTGTCTAGACAACCAGATTAAAGGAATGGAAGCCGAAATGGAACGGCTGATAAAGGATGACCAGGAAATGTTAAGACAATACCAGTTGGTCAAATCTGTAAAGGGTATAGGTCCCCAGACGGCCATCATGATGATTGTACTTACTAAAGCGTTTACTGCTTTTCCAGATTGGAGAAAGTTTGCCAGTTATGCAGGAATCGCCCCTTTCCCAAACCAGTCGGGGACATATATGGGTAAGACGAGAACCAGTAAACTGGCAAACAAACGTATAAAAGCACTTCTAACCATGTGTGCGGGGGTGGCCGTACAATACAATCCAGAGATGAGACTTTATTACGAACAACGGGTTAATAAAGGCAAGAATAAAATGAGTACAATGAATATTATAAGGAATAAACTAGTATCAAGGATCTTTGCGGTAATAGAAAGAGGTACCCCATATGTCGAAACAATGAAATATGCTGCCTAG
- a CDS encoding neutral/alkaline non-lysosomal ceramidase N-terminal domain-containing protein, producing MKILIKIILGCLIFLLAMGLLTLTTVDWTPYKETAYYKETKQELEILTFKGADKGYLLGGWAKANITPDKPANLVAYKPRGPYEFVADSSFVKAIIIGNAQFKVAFLNYELLIVHPELALTLREAITKQQLPVDQVYFTATHTHSGMGGTIPGPVGEIAMGGWDEPLVNTIKSGTLKAISEALGNMDTVSLRTKKSEAADFVSNRLIATDPIDPYIRQLILENTAGQSCSLVTYSAHATCLSSKFMGLSGDYPYYLSELMEEKHDFAVFAAGAVGSHRPKAPGNDIQSIKQYASSLDSIVNENKYEKALVGKQILATRLPLKLRSPHYRISHNIRLRPWLFDWAIGDNPAYFDVVRIGDALFISSSGEVSGVFYKEWEEHAKALGLSLFITTFNGGYIGYITPDKYYSGDYYEARDMNFYGPYNGDYFKEIVSDLISFGAGK from the coding sequence ATGAAAATCCTTATAAAAATAATTTTAGGCTGCCTCATTTTTTTATTGGCCATGGGATTACTAACGCTCACGACGGTGGACTGGACACCTTATAAAGAGACGGCTTATTACAAAGAAACCAAGCAAGAACTTGAGATTTTGACCTTTAAGGGGGCAGACAAAGGCTATCTTTTGGGTGGTTGGGCCAAGGCGAATATAACTCCTGACAAACCTGCCAACTTGGTGGCTTACAAACCTCGCGGACCTTATGAATTCGTGGCAGACAGTAGCTTTGTAAAAGCCATCATTATAGGCAATGCGCAATTTAAGGTAGCCTTCTTAAATTACGAGCTACTTATTGTTCATCCGGAACTTGCCTTAACCTTAAGAGAGGCCATAACCAAACAGCAATTACCGGTCGATCAGGTCTATTTTACAGCCACACATACCCATAGTGGAATGGGTGGAACCATACCCGGACCTGTAGGAGAAATTGCAATGGGGGGATGGGATGAACCCTTGGTAAATACCATTAAAAGCGGCACATTAAAGGCCATTTCAGAAGCCTTAGGAAATATGGACACGGTAAGCCTTCGCACCAAAAAATCAGAAGCTGCTGACTTTGTATCCAACAGACTTATTGCTACTGACCCTATAGACCCGTATATTAGGCAGTTGATTTTGGAAAATACTGCAGGTCAAAGCTGCTCTTTGGTAACTTACAGTGCCCACGCCACATGCCTTAGTAGCAAGTTTATGGGACTTTCCGGAGATTATCCTTATTACCTTTCTGAATTAATGGAAGAAAAGCATGACTTTGCCGTATTTGCAGCGGGTGCAGTAGGCAGTCATCGCCCAAAAGCACCCGGAAATGACATTCAGAGCATCAAGCAGTATGCTTCATCATTGGATTCAATAGTCAATGAGAATAAATACGAAAAAGCCCTTGTAGGCAAACAGATTTTAGCCACAAGGCTCCCTTTAAAACTTCGTTCCCCGCATTATCGGATCAGTCATAATATTCGGCTTAGGCCCTGGCTTTTTGACTGGGCCATTGGGGATAACCCCGCTTATTTCGATGTGGTCAGAATTGGAGATGCCTTATTTATTTCTTCTTCCGGGGAAGTCTCGGGGGTGTTTTATAAGGAATGGGAGGAACATGCCAAAGCTCTTGGGCTATCCTTGTTCATTACTACTTTTAATGGAGGATATATTGGCTATATAACGCCTGACAAATATTATTCAGGAGATTATTATGAAGCCAGAGATATGAATTTCTATGGGCCTTATAATGGAGATTATTTTAAGGAGATTGTATCAGACTTGATATCCTTTGGTGCAGGCAAATAA
- a CDS encoding (Fe-S)-binding protein, which translates to MSDTYKAPTMAQKMASGESPEILFWVGCAGSFDDRYKAVTLAFVKILNKVGVNFAVLGDEETCTGDPARRAGNEFLYQMQAMSNIQVLDGYQVKRIVTACPHCFNTIKNEYPALGGNYEVVHHSQYLQELINEGKIVMKDGGEFKGKKITFHDSCFLGRANDVYEAPREVIKALDMELVEMKRCRSKGLCCGAGGAQMFKEPESGKKDINVERTEEALQTGAKTIAVGCPFCLTMMTDGVKNKEKEAEVNVLDLAELIARDQQL; encoded by the coding sequence ATGAGTGATACCTATAAAGCCCCTACAATGGCCCAGAAGATGGCTTCCGGAGAAAGTCCGGAGATTTTATTTTGGGTGGGTTGTGCCGGTTCATTTGATGACCGCTACAAGGCAGTAACCTTGGCATTTGTCAAAATATTAAACAAGGTGGGCGTTAACTTTGCCGTACTCGGAGATGAAGAGACTTGTACAGGAGATCCGGCCAGAAGGGCAGGAAATGAATTTCTCTACCAAATGCAAGCCATGAGCAATATTCAGGTTTTGGACGGTTATCAGGTAAAAAGAATCGTAACTGCCTGCCCACACTGTTTCAACACCATTAAAAATGAATACCCGGCTTTGGGAGGTAATTATGAAGTGGTTCACCATTCTCAGTATTTGCAGGAGTTGATCAATGAGGGTAAAATCGTAATGAAAGACGGTGGTGAGTTTAAAGGTAAAAAAATCACTTTTCATGACAGTTGCTTTCTAGGCAGGGCCAATGATGTATATGAGGCCCCTAGGGAAGTCATCAAAGCCTTGGATATGGAACTTGTGGAAATGAAGCGATGCCGATCCAAGGGCCTTTGCTGCGGTGCCGGCGGTGCACAGATGTTTAAGGAGCCGGAGTCCGGAAAAAAAGACATCAATGTGGAACGCACCGAAGAGGCCTTGCAAACAGGAGCCAAAACCATTGCCGTAGGTTGTCCTTTTTGCCTGACCATGATGACTGATGGGGTAAAAAACAAGGAAAAAGAGGCTGAGGTAAATGTGCTTGATTTGGCTGAATTAATTGCAAGAGACCAACAATTGTAG
- a CDS encoding (Fe-S)-binding protein yields MSSLPQVLFLLVLGTAGYILYKRINYIRKTIQLGQPIQRNDNPGERWKTMLLVAFGQKKMFKNIIPALLHLVIYVSFVIINLEVLEFIIDGIAGTHRVFAPFLAGFYSIAMNFFEFLALGVLVSCLIFLVRRNITKVPRLNMAELKGWPKLDANLILVIEIVLMLAILTMNATDQLLAYRGIGGYIPLGGLWISGSIQGIFEGLESGTLVFIERFAWWFHIIGILGFAIYVTYSKHLHIFLAFPNTWYSNLEPKGKMENMDSVTQEVKMMLGMASEPPANEAAEIGRFGAKDVNDLSRINLLNAFSCTECGRCTAECPANLTGKKLSPRKIMMDTRDRAEEVSQNLLAGKKGLDDGKSLLGDYITQEEINACTNCNACVEACPVNIDPLAIIIELRRYTAMEESGSPAQWNAMFQNMETSFAPWKFPPTDRFNWAADLNKEEK; encoded by the coding sequence ATGAGTAGCTTACCACAAGTGCTTTTTTTATTGGTTTTAGGTACAGCAGGGTATATTTTGTACAAGAGAATAAATTATATCCGGAAAACCATCCAACTGGGTCAACCCATACAACGCAATGACAATCCCGGTGAACGATGGAAAACCATGTTGCTGGTTGCCTTTGGACAAAAAAAGATGTTTAAGAACATAATTCCTGCCCTACTTCACCTGGTGATATACGTTTCATTTGTAATCATCAATCTTGAAGTATTGGAGTTTATCATCGATGGCATTGCAGGAACCCATAGGGTCTTTGCCCCATTTCTGGCCGGTTTTTATTCCATAGCCATGAATTTCTTTGAATTCTTGGCCCTTGGGGTATTGGTCTCTTGCCTGATCTTTCTCGTGCGAAGAAACATCACTAAGGTACCCCGGCTTAACATGGCGGAGTTAAAAGGCTGGCCAAAGTTAGATGCCAACCTAATCCTAGTTATTGAAATTGTCTTGATGTTGGCCATCCTAACCATGAATGCAACGGATCAGCTTTTGGCCTATCGAGGCATTGGTGGCTATATCCCACTGGGAGGCCTTTGGATAAGCGGAAGTATCCAAGGGATATTTGAAGGATTGGAGTCCGGTACTTTGGTATTTATTGAAAGGTTTGCTTGGTGGTTTCATATCATTGGTATTTTAGGGTTTGCGATATATGTTACTTATTCCAAACACCTACACATATTCCTTGCCTTCCCAAACACCTGGTATTCCAACTTGGAGCCAAAAGGGAAAATGGAAAACATGGATAGTGTAACCCAAGAGGTGAAAATGATGTTGGGAATGGCCTCGGAGCCACCGGCCAATGAAGCCGCAGAGATAGGACGATTTGGTGCCAAAGACGTTAATGATTTGTCTAGGATAAACCTATTGAATGCCTTTTCGTGTACGGAATGCGGACGCTGTACTGCAGAATGTCCGGCCAACCTTACCGGAAAAAAATTGTCTCCACGAAAAATTATGATGGACACTCGAGACAGGGCTGAAGAGGTGAGTCAAAATCTACTTGCCGGAAAAAAAGGGTTGGACGATGGCAAATCTCTATTGGGAGATTACATTACCCAAGAAGAAATCAATGCTTGTACCAACTGCAATGCTTGTGTAGAAGCCTGCCCTGTCAACATCGATCCATTGGCCATTATCATCGAATTGAGAAGGTATACGGCCATGGAAGAAAGTGGCAGCCCTGCACAGTGGAATGCCATGTTCCAAAATATGGAGACCAGCTTTGCTCCATGGAAATTCCCTCCTACGGACCGATTTAACTGGGCAGCAGATTTAAACAAAGAAGAAAAGTAA
- a CDS encoding alpha/beta fold hydrolase encodes MVLAGAIMKLNLRGQVLMRLGILLKSVIPYLLLYKLFAFIIMPRKNHKASRYLFVKEAKKLYQKEFIRWFSLASRVNPLLSLFRIKETPVPTLYLMGEEDYMFLPTITKLVKTHQSAQLKVVPACGHVVNVEKPEAFNSIALQFLKLIR; translated from the coding sequence ATGGTGCTGGCAGGAGCCATAATGAAACTTAATCTACGTGGCCAAGTACTAATGCGCTTGGGTATTTTATTAAAATCTGTCATCCCGTACCTACTCCTTTATAAGCTTTTTGCTTTTATTATTATGCCGAGGAAAAATCACAAGGCCTCCAGGTACCTATTCGTTAAGGAAGCAAAAAAACTTTACCAAAAAGAGTTTATAAGGTGGTTTAGTCTTGCTTCCAGAGTCAATCCTTTGCTGAGTTTATTTAGAATTAAGGAAACCCCTGTCCCCACCCTTTATCTAATGGGGGAGGAGGATTATATGTTTTTGCCCACTATCACCAAGCTGGTTAAGACTCATCAATCTGCACAGCTTAAAGTAGTTCCAGCTTGCGGTCATGTAGTTAACGTAGAAAAGCCTGAGGCTTTCAACAGCATCGCTTTACAGTTTTTAAAGCTAATTAGGTAA